Proteins from a single region of Desulfobaccales bacterium:
- a CDS encoding cobalamin B12-binding domain-containing protein, protein MQEGRKIRVLAAKPGLDGHDRGIKVICAALRDAGMEVIYTGLRQTPEQIVAAAIQEDADVIAMSCLSGAHNYLFTRVMQILKEKGVEDILVLGGGIIPDEDIPGLKAAGIAEIFGPGTDTNDIVKFIRENLKRHKAA, encoded by the coding sequence ATGCAGGAAGGGAGAAAGATCCGCGTGTTAGCGGCCAAGCCGGGTTTGGATGGTCATGACCGGGGCATCAAGGTCATCTGTGCGGCCCTCAGGGATGCGGGCATGGAGGTGATTTATACGGGGCTGAGGCAGACGCCGGAGCAGATAGTGGCGGCGGCCATCCAGGAGGATGCGGACGTCATTGCCATGAGTTGTCTCTCCGGGGCCCACAATTATCTCTTCACCCGGGTGATGCAAATCCTGAAGGAGAAAGGGGTGGAGGACATCCTGGTGCTGGGGGGCGGTATCATTCCGGATGAGGACATTCCCGGGCTCAAGGCCGCCGGGATTGCCGAGATCTTTGGCCCCGGCACCGACACCAACGACATCGTCAAGTTCATCCGGGAAAATCTCAAGCGCCACAAGGCCGCCTGA
- the rlmB gene encoding 23S rRNA (guanosine(2251)-2'-O)-methyltransferase RlmB, which yields MAQIIYGRHPVLTALRHREASLEEVYVAQGVSGAWVAELTRLARSRGVRIRTLPKAALDRLSGTPHHQGVAARRAEFAYLPWEELLARLPKTPGAPLVVAADGLTDPMNLGNLARSALAAGAQGLIIPKDRAVGVTPAVLKAAAGALEILPVCRVTNLAETLIALKEQGLWVVGTDAGGDVNLYEVDLTVPLVLVIGGEDKGLRPRVRRQCDVLAAIPMATDAVSSLNAAAAGAVALFEARRQRLAKEAASHVAEISSA from the coding sequence ATGGCTCAGATCATCTATGGCCGCCACCCGGTGCTGACCGCACTCCGGCACCGGGAAGCCTCCCTGGAGGAGGTTTATGTGGCCCAGGGCGTGAGCGGCGCCTGGGTAGCGGAGCTCACCCGGCTGGCCCGCAGCCGGGGAGTGAGGATACGCACCCTTCCCAAGGCGGCCCTGGACCGCTTGAGCGGCACCCCCCACCATCAGGGGGTGGCGGCCCGGCGGGCGGAGTTCGCCTATCTGCCCTGGGAGGAGCTTCTGGCCCGGTTGCCAAAAACGCCCGGGGCCCCGCTGGTGGTGGCCGCGGACGGGCTCACCGATCCCATGAACCTGGGAAACCTGGCCCGCAGCGCCCTGGCCGCCGGCGCCCAGGGCCTCATCATTCCCAAGGACCGGGCCGTGGGCGTGACCCCTGCGGTCCTCAAGGCCGCCGCCGGCGCCCTGGAGATTCTCCCCGTCTGCCGGGTGACCAATCTGGCGGAGACCCTCATCGCCCTCAAGGAGCAGGGCCTGTGGGTGGTGGGGACCGATGCCGGGGGCGATGTGAATCTTTATGAAGTGGATCTCACCGTGCCCCTGGTCCTGGTCATCGGCGGGGAGGACAAGGGGCTCCGGCCCCGGGTGCGCCGGCAATGCGATGTGCTGGCGGCCATCCCCATGGCCACAGACGCGGTGAGTTCGCTGAACGCCGCCGCCGCCGGGGCGGTGGCGCTGTTTGAGGCCCGCCGGCAGCGGCTGGCCAAAGAGGCCGCAAGCCACGTGGCGGAAATCTCCTCCGCCTAA
- a CDS encoding site-specific tyrosine recombinase, protein MQEAILPAAVSAFLAQLKEAGWSAAELAAAAADLKALAARAKEEGREAWDPAWLHEQARLLLPAEDPPSRRQGELARHLARFLDARHSKTDPLPSPDPGPAARVLSDEELSALLTELAREAPERLDDALERYLHHLSVERGLAPLTLEAYARDLQELRRFVAALGRRGWEEVSLDDLRHYLGFLEARGLSARSRARHLSALRRFFRFLEREEELSANPASLLTTPRLPARLPQVLSEAQVEALLNAPDAATPLGQRDAALLEVLYATGLRVSELVGLTLRQVDLTRGLVRVTGKGNKERLVPLTPVAVAKLNRYLHEGRQYLLQGSRFKVQGSKLEVQSPKSKVQGPKSKVQGPKSKVQSLKSSGTGVMSPYVFLNRRGGRLSRQGFWKILGHYAAKSGLPPVSPHMLRHSFATHLLSRGANLRVLQLLLGHADLSTTQIYTHLEAARLRAVYEEAHPRP, encoded by the coding sequence ATGCAAGAGGCCATCCTGCCGGCCGCAGTCAGTGCTTTCCTGGCGCAGCTCAAAGAGGCGGGCTGGTCCGCCGCCGAGCTGGCCGCGGCGGCCGCCGACCTGAAGGCCCTGGCTGCCCGGGCAAAGGAGGAGGGCCGGGAGGCATGGGATCCGGCCTGGCTTCATGAGCAGGCCCGGCTGCTGCTGCCGGCGGAGGACCCCCCAAGCCGCCGCCAGGGGGAGCTGGCCCGGCATCTGGCCCGGTTTCTGGACGCCCGGCACAGCAAGACTGACCCCCTTCCCTCCCCGGACCCCGGCCCGGCTGCCCGGGTGCTCTCGGACGAGGAGCTGAGCGCCCTCCTCACCGAGCTGGCCCGGGAAGCCCCCGAGCGCCTGGACGACGCCCTGGAGCGTTACCTGCACCACTTGAGCGTGGAGCGGGGGCTGGCGCCCTTGACCCTGGAGGCCTACGCCCGGGACCTGCAGGAGCTGAGGCGCTTTGTGGCCGCCCTGGGCCGCCGGGGCTGGGAGGAGGTGAGCCTGGACGACCTGCGGCATTATTTGGGCTTCCTGGAAGCCCGGGGATTGTCGGCCCGCAGCCGGGCCCGGCATCTCTCCGCCCTGAGGCGCTTTTTCCGCTTCCTGGAGCGGGAGGAGGAGCTCAGCGCCAACCCTGCCTCCCTTCTCACCACCCCCCGGCTGCCGGCCCGGCTGCCCCAGGTGTTGAGCGAGGCCCAGGTGGAGGCGCTCTTGAACGCCCCGGACGCTGCCACTCCCTTGGGCCAGCGGGATGCGGCCCTCCTGGAGGTGCTCTACGCCACCGGCCTGAGGGTCTCGGAGCTGGTGGGCCTGACCCTGCGTCAGGTGGACCTCACCCGGGGGCTGGTCCGGGTCACCGGCAAGGGCAACAAGGAGCGCCTCGTGCCCCTCACCCCGGTGGCGGTGGCCAAACTCAACCGCTATCTCCATGAGGGGCGGCAGTACTTATTGCAAGGTTCCAGGTTCAAGGTTCAAGGTTCAAAGTTGGAAGTCCAGAGCCCAAAATCCAAGGTCCAAGGTCCAAAGTCCAAAGTCCAAGGTCCAAAGTCCAAAGTCCAAAGTCTAAAGTCGAGCGGCACGGGAGTTATGAGTCCATATGTCTTTCTGAACCGCCGGGGCGGGCGGCTGAGCCGCCAGGGGTTCTGGAAAATCCTTGGCCATTACGCCGCCAAAAGCGGCCTGCCGCCGGTGAGCCCCCACATGCTGCGCCACTCCTTTGCCACCCATCTGTTGAGCCGGGGGGCTAATCTTAGGGTGCTGCAACTCCTTTTGGGCCATGCGGACCTCTCCACCACCCAGATCTACACCCATCTCGAGGCGGCGCGTCTTCGGGCCGTCTATGAAGAGGCGCATCCCCGTCCATGA
- a CDS encoding CBS domain-containing protein, whose protein sequence is MNETRPAPPRTLEVITTHLNADFDALAAMVAAKKLYPQALLVFSGSQEASLRDFFIRSSFYFLDFTRAKQVDPREIRRLILVDTRQASRLGKFAEAARSPEVEVHIYDHHPDSEDDVHGVVEVVKPYGATTTVLTEILRERGLEPTPQEATIMALGLHEDTGSFTFASTTPEDLEAMAYLLRRGADLNVVAQMVTRELTVEQVALLNELIEHLSTFTADGVEVTLASAVASQYVADFAVLAHKLMDMENLQVLFALAQMEDRVFIVGRSRIPEVNVAEILGELGGGGHEYAASAAVKGMPLAQVEEKLKQSIQRHIHPQRRAREIMSFPVKSILPDATLKEAELLLNRYSVNALPVMADGQLLGLINRQTVEKGIYHGLGDHPVKDYMSHPIATVGPDATLAEIRETLVIHKQRLLPVVQDGQVIGVISRTDLLHLLIDQQEEESQWAQPLRTKNIVGLMRERLPARVLKLLEEAGRAAQELGFQAYAVGGFVRDLFLRQENLDIDLVIEGDAIVFARHFAARQNARARVFQKFKTAVIIYPDGFKVDVATARTEYYEAPGALPVVEYSSIKMDLYRRDFSINTLAIKLNPGEFGTLLDFFGATRDLKERRLTVLHNLSFVEDPTRVFRAIRFEQRFHFRISKLTLNLIHNAVKNNFFDRLSGPRLFHELKLILEEENPLPAIARLAELDLLKPIHPRLVYDEATKAMLERLQAVLSWYDLSYLEEPFEKWLVYFLGLVEPLNRDELEEMMARFRPSPKLARRIVDNKVAADEALVQLFRLGEEPGRSDIYRLLSPLPTEFLLYMMAKTRHEPCRRAISLYFTHLKHLKPELKGRDLVALGFPPGPRIKEMLTTLHEARLNEVVQSKREELELIRKVYGPPPAPAEPARSTG, encoded by the coding sequence ATGAACGAGACCCGGCCCGCCCCGCCCCGGACCCTGGAGGTCATCACCACCCACCTGAACGCCGATTTTGACGCCCTGGCGGCCATGGTGGCGGCCAAAAAGCTCTATCCCCAGGCGCTTCTGGTCTTTTCCGGGTCCCAGGAGGCGAGCCTCAGGGACTTCTTCATCCGCTCCAGCTTCTATTTCCTGGATTTCACCCGGGCCAAGCAGGTGGACCCCCGAGAGATCCGCCGCCTCATCCTGGTGGACACCCGCCAGGCCTCCCGCCTGGGCAAATTCGCTGAGGCCGCCCGCTCCCCCGAGGTGGAGGTGCACATCTACGACCACCACCCCGACTCCGAAGACGACGTGCACGGCGTGGTGGAAGTGGTGAAGCCTTACGGGGCCACCACCACGGTGCTCACGGAAATCTTACGGGAGCGGGGCCTGGAGCCCACCCCCCAGGAGGCCACCATCATGGCCCTGGGGCTGCATGAGGACACCGGTTCCTTCACCTTCGCCTCCACCACCCCCGAGGACCTGGAGGCCATGGCCTATCTCCTGCGCCGCGGCGCGGACCTCAACGTGGTGGCCCAGATGGTCACCCGGGAGCTCACCGTGGAGCAGGTGGCCCTCTTGAATGAACTCATCGAGCACCTCAGCACCTTCACCGCCGACGGGGTGGAGGTGACCCTGGCCAGCGCCGTGGCCTCCCAGTACGTGGCCGACTTCGCCGTTCTGGCCCACAAGCTCATGGATATGGAGAACCTCCAGGTGCTCTTCGCCCTGGCCCAGATGGAGGACCGGGTCTTCATCGTGGGCAGAAGCCGCATCCCCGAGGTGAACGTGGCGGAGATCCTGGGGGAGCTGGGGGGCGGCGGCCACGAATACGCCGCCAGCGCCGCGGTGAAGGGCATGCCCCTGGCCCAGGTGGAGGAAAAGCTCAAGCAGTCCATCCAGCGCCACATCCACCCCCAGCGCCGGGCCCGGGAGATCATGAGCTTCCCGGTAAAATCCATCCTGCCGGACGCCACCCTGAAGGAAGCCGAGCTCCTGTTGAACCGCTACAGCGTCAACGCCCTGCCGGTGATGGCCGACGGCCAGCTCCTGGGCCTCATCAACCGCCAGACGGTGGAAAAGGGCATCTACCACGGTCTGGGGGACCATCCGGTCAAGGACTATATGAGCCATCCCATCGCCACCGTGGGGCCCGACGCCACTCTGGCGGAGATCCGGGAAACTCTGGTGATACACAAACAGCGCCTGCTCCCCGTGGTCCAGGACGGCCAGGTCATCGGGGTCATCAGCCGCACCGATCTTTTGCACCTCCTCATCGATCAGCAGGAGGAGGAATCCCAGTGGGCCCAGCCGCTGCGCACCAAAAACATCGTGGGCCTCATGCGGGAGCGGCTGCCGGCCCGGGTGCTGAAACTCCTGGAGGAGGCCGGCCGCGCCGCCCAGGAGCTGGGCTTCCAGGCCTACGCGGTGGGCGGCTTCGTCCGGGACCTGTTTTTAAGGCAGGAAAACCTGGACATTGACCTGGTCATCGAAGGAGACGCCATCGTCTTTGCCCGCCACTTTGCCGCCCGGCAGAACGCCCGGGCCCGGGTCTTCCAGAAATTCAAGACCGCAGTGATCATCTACCCGGACGGCTTCAAGGTGGATGTGGCCACCGCCCGCACCGAATACTACGAAGCCCCGGGGGCCCTGCCGGTGGTGGAGTACAGCTCCATCAAGATGGACCTCTACCGCCGGGACTTCTCCATCAATACCCTGGCCATCAAGCTCAACCCGGGAGAGTTCGGCACACTCCTGGACTTCTTCGGCGCCACCCGGGACTTAAAGGAGCGCCGCCTCACGGTGCTGCACAACTTGAGCTTCGTGGAGGACCCCACCCGGGTCTTCCGGGCCATCCGCTTCGAGCAGCGCTTCCACTTCCGCATCAGCAAGCTGACCCTGAACCTCATCCACAACGCGGTGAAGAACAACTTCTTCGACCGCCTCTCGGGCCCCCGCCTCTTCCATGAGCTGAAGCTCATCCTGGAGGAGGAAAATCCGCTGCCGGCCATCGCCCGGCTGGCGGAGCTGGATCTCCTCAAGCCCATCCATCCCCGGCTGGTGTACGACGAAGCCACCAAAGCCATGCTGGAACGCCTCCAGGCGGTGCTTTCCTGGTATGACCTCTCTTATTTGGAGGAGCCCTTCGAGAAATGGCTGGTGTACTTCCTGGGGCTGGTGGAGCCGCTGAACCGTGACGAGCTCGAAGAGATGATGGCCCGCTTTCGGCCTTCCCCCAAGCTGGCCCGGCGCATTGTGGACAACAAGGTGGCCGCAGATGAGGCCCTGGTGCAGCTCTTTCGGCTGGGAGAGGAGCCCGGCCGCAGCGACATCTACCGGCTGCTCTCCCCCCTGCCCACCGAGTTTCTTCTGTACATGATGGCCAAGACCCGCCACGAACCCTGCCGCCGGGCCATCTCCCTCTACTTCACCCACCTGAAGCACCTGAAACCGGAGCTGAAGGGCCGGGACTTGGTGGCCCTGGGCTTTCCCCCCGGCCCCCGGATCAAGGAGATGCTCACCACCCTGCATGAGGCCCGGCTGAACGAAGTGGTGCAGAGCAAACGGGAGGAGCTGGAGCTGATCCGCAAGGTCTACGGCCCCCCGCCCGCGCCCGCCGAGCCCGCCCGCAGCACCGGGTAA